In a genomic window of Candidatus Dormiibacterota bacterium:
- a CDS encoding haloalkane dehalogenase, whose protein sequence is MDEVLRTPDERFAGLPGYPFEPHYLDVDGLRVHTVDEGPRDAAPVLLLHGEPSWSYLYRTMIPVLTAAGHRAVAPDLVGFGRSDKPAQRADYTYQRHVDWMRATVEALDLRDITLVGQDWGGLIGLRLVAEMPGRFARVVAANTFLPTGDDDPGPAFHRWRRYSQETPRFHAGGVVRGGCVTPLSPEVIAAYDAPFPDDRYLAGARQFPTLVPVTPDDPAAQPNREAWEELKRWTRPFLCAFSDQDPVTRGGDQLFRRLIPGAEGQPHTVIENGGHFLQEDRGERLAAVVVDFIAG, encoded by the coding sequence ATCGACGAGGTCCTCCGCACCCCTGACGAGCGGTTCGCCGGGCTGCCCGGCTATCCCTTCGAGCCCCACTACCTCGACGTGGACGGGCTCCGCGTCCACACCGTCGACGAGGGGCCGCGCGACGCCGCGCCGGTGCTGCTGCTCCACGGCGAGCCGTCCTGGTCGTACCTCTACCGGACGATGATCCCGGTGCTGACCGCCGCCGGGCACCGCGCCGTGGCGCCCGACCTGGTCGGCTTCGGCCGCAGCGACAAGCCGGCCCAGCGCGCCGACTACACCTATCAGCGGCACGTCGACTGGATGCGCGCCACCGTCGAGGCGCTCGACCTCCGCGACATCACCCTGGTCGGCCAGGACTGGGGTGGCCTGATCGGGCTGCGGCTGGTCGCCGAGATGCCCGGCCGCTTCGCCCGTGTGGTCGCCGCCAACACCTTCCTGCCCACCGGCGACGATGACCCCGGGCCCGCCTTCCACCGCTGGCGGCGCTACTCCCAGGAGACCCCGCGCTTCCACGCCGGCGGCGTCGTCAGGGGTGGATGCGTGACCCCGCTGAGCCCCGAGGTGATCGCTGCCTACGACGCCCCCTTCCCCGACGACCGCTACCTGGCCGGCGCCCGGCAGTTCCCCACCCTGGTGCCGGTGACCCCGGACGACCCCGCCGCCCAGCCCAACCGCGAGGCCTGGGAGGAGCTGAAGCGCTGGACCCGGCCGTTCCTCTGCGCCTTCAGCGACCAGGATCCGGTCACCCGGGGTGGGGACCAGCTCTTCCGCCGGCTGATCCCCGGCGCCGAGGGCCAGCCGCACACCGTGATCGAGAACGGCGGCCACTTCCTCCAGGAGGACCGGGGCGAGCGGCTCGCCGCGGTGGTGGTCGACTTCATCGCCGGCTGA